One part of the Humulus lupulus chromosome 9, drHumLupu1.1, whole genome shotgun sequence genome encodes these proteins:
- the LOC133801214 gene encoding UDP-glycosyltransferase 79B6-like, with protein sequence MTKLQIVMFPWFASGHVTPFIHLANEFATKGHRVTILVPKKIQLQHQHLSLHPPNLIAFSTINVPHVEGLPDGAQSASDIHISLNHLLATAMDLTRNQVETFLRSSKPHLVFYDFAHWIPEITSQMGVKSVYLSVVSAASLAIALVPARNLPVNRPLMVEDVRDPPPGYPSSTVVLSGNEASSLLFLSSPFGDGITFFERSIAAMKNCDALCIRTCTELEGPLCDYMGSQFQKQILLTGPLLPTNAASTTCLEDRWARWLGRFEPGSTVFCAFGSQIMLDKDQFQELVLGFELTGLPFLVALKAPLGCETVEEALPEGFEERVKGRGVVYGGWVQQPLILSHPSVGCFVNHCGFGSMWESLMSDNQIVLVPHLGDQILNTKLLTGELKVAVEVERESENRWFSKESLSKAVNSVMEKDSKVGIMVRSSHAKWRELLSEPGFISGYIDGFIKNLEDIS encoded by the coding sequence ATGACCAAGCTCCAAATAGTAATGTTTCCATGGTTCGCCAGCGGCCACGTTACCCCGTTCATCCATCTTGCCAACGAGTTCGCCACCAAAGGCCACAGAGTCACAATCCTTGTCCCAAAAAAGATTCAGCTGCAACACCAACATCTCAGCCTCCACCCGCCGAACCTCATCGCCTTCAGCACCATCAACGTTCCCCACGTCGAAGGCCTTCCCGACGGAGCCCAGTCTGCCTCCGACATCCACATCTCCCTCAACCACCTCCTCGCCACAGCCATGGACCTCACACGCAACCAAGTAGAAACCTTTCTCCGTTCATCCAAGCCCCACCTTGTCTTCTACGATTTCGCTCATTGGATCCCGGAGATCACATCCCAGATGGGAGTCAAGTCGGTTTATCTCAGCGTTGTCTCGGCGGCTTCTTTGGCTATCGCTCTTGTCCCGGCTCGAAACCTCCCGGTCAACCGACCTTTAATGGTGGAGGACGTTAGGGATCCTCCGCCAGGGTACCCTTCTTCCACCGTGGTGCTTAGTGGCAACGAGGCTAGTTCTTTGCTCTTCCTGTCGTCACCGTTCGGTGACGGAATAACTTTCTTCGAGAGATCCATAGCCGCCATGAAAAACTGTGACGCGCTATGTATACGTACATGTACAGAGTTGGAAGGTCCTTTGTGTGACTACATGGGATCTCAGTTCCAAAAACAGATCCTCCTAACAGGCCCGCTCTTGCCAACTAATGCTGCTTCGACTACGTGTTTGGAGGACCGTTGGGCCAGGTGGCTTGGCCGGTTCGAGCCCGGCTCGACCGTGTTCTGCGCGTTCGGAAGTCAGATCATGCTCGACAAGGATCAGTTCCAAGAACTTGTGCTGGGGTTTGAGCTGACAGGGTTGCCATTTCTGGTGGCGTTGAAAGCTCCATTGGGGTGTGAGACGGTGGAGGAGGCTTTGCCGGAGGGGTTTGAAGAGAGAGTGAAAGGAAGAGGAGTGGTTTACGGTGGTTGGGTTCAGCAGCCATTGATACTCAGCCACCCAAGTGTTGGGTGTTTTGTTAACCACTGTGGTTTCGGGTCGATGTGGGAGTCTTTGATGAGTGATAATCAGATTGTTTTGGTGCCACATTTGGGTGATCAGATATTGAACACTAAGCTTCTGACCGGAGAGTTGAAGGTGGCGGTGGAGGTGGAGAGGGAAAGTGAGAATCGGTGGTTTTCGAAGGAGAGTTTAAGCAAAGCTGTAAACTCAGTTATGGAGAAAGATAGTAAGGTGGGGATTATGGTGAGGAGTAGCCATGCAAAGTGGAGAGAGTTGTTGAGTGAACCTGGTTTCATCAGTGGTTACATCGACGGGTTTATCAAGAATCTTGAAGATATctcataa
- the LOC133800331 gene encoding uncharacterized protein LOC133800331, whose amino-acid sequence MSDVIETPDLSAQLAALTAQMNEEREKMRRLEAENADLLVRMEAMSSQATEAQPSRFRGPVSPMQPLGDLTPISNSDGPNQTVPSPSVRNYQTPPTMSNIQNYVVNTGEQQQIPGASQPATGPGQQQIPGASQPAIGPGQQQVPSASQPTIGASQTIIGAGQNIPEQQAIGFNHPVMSEPIRQATTSSFPIQDPELARKLAEMEALIQRIPGMPAPIKKSAASCYPDSPFVDDIALVEMPKKFNFPNMKMFDGTSDPDDHIAQYRQRMFTVAIPRDMREFASSRKLEKSAEDLYIIVQRRGEPLREYVGRFNKEKVSITHCNQDTAISAFRKGLRYDSDLYKELTKYPCKTMEDVLAKAWAQIKWEEDEVNYYHSSPRKDTRRDSRAGRRQSDRRSEPYPYPNRSENRRREYNRSSETRLRDGPKIPEYNLSISPAEVVGVLKGLGDKVKWPERMRTPSDQRDKAKWCEFHNDHSHRTDECIALKLEVSNLLKRGHLTDLLTDKGKRTFQQEADRSVVRREVTPPKPPTHERTVNVITGGSEVSGVTHSAAKRHARQTNWVKGESGETEKNTINLPAQTISFSTTESTRLLNPHHDALVIALYIANCLTKRILIDNGSSANILFLSALREMGIDESKIIKKTTILIGFSGEQKNTLGEIELPVYAEGVNLCTRFLVVDSPSAYNVILGRPWIHEMEAVPSTYHQVLRFPTKWGVKEIKGQQKDSRACYQTTMKAKPAQL is encoded by the exons ATGTCAGACGTGATTGAGACACCCGATCTGTCTGCTCAACTCGCTGCTCTTACTGCCCAGATGAATGAAGAACGCGAGAAAATGAGGAGGCTCGAAGCTGagaatgctgacctgctcgtACGAATGGAGGCCATGTCCTCTCAAGCCACCGAGGCTCAGCCATCCCGCTTCCGAGGCCCAGTCAGCCCTATGCAACCTCTGGGAGACCTCACTCCTATCTCTAACAGTGATGGACCGAATCAGACAGTTCCATCACCCTCGGTAAGGAATTATCAAACTCCACCCACCATGTCTAACATTCAAAATTATGTTGTCAATACAGGCGAACAG CAACAGATTCCAGGAGCCAGTCAGCCAGCCACTGGACCCGGACAGCAACAGATTCCAGGAgccagtcagccagccattggacCCGGACAGCAGCAAGTTCCAAGTGCTAGTCAGCCTACCATTGGAGCCAGCCAGACCATCATTGGAGCTGGTCAGAATATACCTGAGCAACAGGCAATCGGATTTAATCACCCAGTCATGAGCGAGCCAATCCGCCAAGCAACCACAAGCTCATTTCCAATCCAAGATCCTGAGTTGGCTCGAAAGTTAGCTGAGATGGAGGCGCTCATTCAACGGATTCCTGGGATGCCGGCTCCGATTAAGAAGAGTGCAGCAAGCTGTTATCCGGACTCTCCATTCGTAGACGACATTGCACTAGTGGAAATGCCAAAGAAGTTCAACTTCCCAAATATGAAGATGTTTGACGGGACGTCTGACCCGGATGATCACATCGCACAGTATAGGCAGAGGATGTTCACCGTTGCCATCCCACGTGATATGAGGGAA TTTGCTAGTAGCAGGAAACTTGAAAAGTCTGCAGAAGACCTCTACATCATAGTTCAACGACGGGGTGAGCCTTTACGAGAGTACGTAGGCCGCTTCAACAAAGAAAAGGTTTCTATAACCCATTGTAATCAGGACACAGCCATCTCAGCCTTCCGCAAGGGACTCCGGTACGACTCAGACCTATACAAAGAACTTACCAAGTATCCTTGCAAGACGATGGAAGACGTTCTCGCCAAAGCCTGGGCACAGATCAAGTGGGAGGAGGATGAAGTTAACTATTATCACTCTTCTCCGAGGAAAGACACTCGAAGAGACTCGAGGGCAGGCAGACGGCAGAGTGATAGACGATCCGAGCCATACCCGTATCCCAACAGATCAGAGAACAGAAGGAGGGAGTACAACCGGTCGTCCGAGACACGTCTGCGAGATGGACCAAAGATACCAGAATACAATCTTTCAATTTCACCAGCTGAAGTCGTTGGCGTACTGAAAGGACTCGGAGACAAAGTGAAATGGCCGGAAAGGATGAGGACTCCGTCTGACCAGCGAGACAAAGCAAAATGGTGTGAATTCCACAATGACCACAGTCACCGAACGGATGAGTGCATTGCCTTAAAACTCGAAGTATCCAACCTGTTAAAGCGTGGTCACCTGACTGACTTACTTACAGACAAAGGCAAAAGAACATTCCAGCAGGAGGCAGACAGGTCAGTCGTCCGAAGAGAAGTAACCCCGCCGAAACCACCTACTCATGAACGGACGGTGAACGTAATAACTGGTGGCTCTGAGGTAAGCGGAGTCACCCATTCAGCAGCCAAAAGACATGCCAGGCAGACCAACTGGGTCAAAGGAGAGTCCGGCGAGACAGAGAAGAATACCATCAACCTACCAGCTCAAACCATCAGTTTCTCAACAACAGAGTCAACCAGACTCCTCAACCCACATCATGATGCTCTTGTCATTGCACTTTACATTGCTAATTGTCTTACTAAACGTATACTTATTGATAATGGTAGTTCAgctaacattttatttttaagtgcTCTCAGGGAAATGGGGATAGATGAATCAAAGATTATAAAGAAGACTACAATCCTCATCGGTTTCAGTGGAGAACAAAAGAACACACTAGGAGAGATCGAGCTACCTGTCTATGCCGAAGGAGTCAATCTATGCACAAGATTCCTGGTAGTAGACTCTCCGTCTGCTTACAACGTGATACTGGGAcgaccatggatacatgaaatggaGGCAGTCCCTTCGACATACCACCAAGTTCTAAGGTTCCCAACTAAGTGGGGAGTAAAAGAAATTAAAGGCCAACAGAAAGATTCGAGAGCGTGTTACCAGACTACCATGAAGGCCAAACCCGCTCAGTTATAG